From a region of the Mercurialis annua linkage group LG1-X, ddMerAnnu1.2, whole genome shotgun sequence genome:
- the LOC126663409 gene encoding uncharacterized protein LOC126663409 — MLETELHDLSDDADYAASIQQGSASVMMTRSDSSSKRSNSSELEEGAAEVVYMKDNVTIHPTQFASERISGRLKLIKQASSLFMTWIPYKGQPSNARLTEKDMNLYTIRAVPFADVRSIRRHTPTLGWQYIIVVLSSGLAFPPLYFYNGGVKEFLATLKQHAFIVRSLEDANVFLVNDFQNPLQRTLSSLELPRAVPMASAASASTSAIGSPSYESQERVDGNVQSGSSSISQHGGRHRQRSNDPARDLSIQVLEKFSLVTKFARDTTSQLFRENQSNGFDGSERKTYSQSSLDSSPHRTRKDAEEVPVRSPVPSDPLEFDKLSLVWGKPRQPPLGFEEWSMFLDSEGRVTDSKDFRKRIFYGGVEHTLRKEVWAFLLGYYAYDSTSAERECLRYTKKLEYETVKNQWQSISSEQAKRFTKFRERKGLVDKDVVRTDRSHLFYDGDDNPNVNILRDILLTYSFYNFDLGYCQGMSDLLSPILFVMEDESEAFWCFVALMERLGPNFNRDQSGMHSQLFALSKLVELLDSPLHNYFKQNDCLNYFFCFRWILIQFKREFEYEKTMRMWEVLWTHHLSEHFHLYVCVAILKRYRNKIMGELMDFDTLLKFINELSGQIDLDAVVRDAEALCICAGENGDACIPPGTPPSLPLENDNGLLYAQQDEVL, encoded by the exons atgctggAAACTGAGCTTCACGATTTATCCGACGACGCCGATTACGCTGCTTCGATTCAGCAA GGATCAGCGAGTGTGATGATGACGAGAAGCGATTCCAGCAGTAAAAGAAGTAACAGTAGCGAACTTGAAGAAGGTGCTGCTGAAGTTGTTTATATGAAAGATAATGTTACCATTCATCCCACTCAATTTGCTTCTGAGAGAATTAGTGGTCGTTTAAAGCTTATTAAACAAGCTTCTTCtctttttatg ACTTGGATTCCATACAAAGGACAACCATCAAATGCCAGATTGACTGAGAAAG ACATGAATCTCTATACTATAAGAGCTGTGCCTTTTGCGGATGTGCGTTCAATTCGTCGTCATACTCCAACTCTTGGTTGGCAGTACATAATTGTTGTTTTATCATCAG GGCTTGCATTTCCtcctctttatttttataatggAGGAGTCAAAGAATTCCTTGCTACGTTAAAGCAGCATGCTTTTATTGTGAG GTCACTGGAAGATGCAAATGTATTTCTTgttaatgattttcaaaatcctTTGCAG AGAACATTGTCCTCTTTGGAGTTGCCAAGGGCTGTTCCTATGGCAAGTGCGGCTTCAGCATCTACTTCAGCTATTGGGTCTCCATCTTATGAGAGCCAAGAGAGAGTTGATGGGAATGTCCAAAGTGGAAGTTCCAGTATTTCTCAACATGGTGGTAGGCATAGGCAAAGGAGTAATGATCCTGCTCGGGATCTCTCAATCCAAGTATTGGAAAAATTCTCTCTTGTAACGAAATTTGCTCGGGACACAACTTCACAACTATTTCGGGAAAATCAAAGCAATGGTTTTGATGGTAGTGAGAGGAAGACCTATAGTCAGTCTTCTCTTGATAGTAGTCCTCACAGGACACGAAAAGATGCAGAGGAAGTTCCTGTTAGAAGTCCTGTACCCTCAGATCCTCTGGAG TTTGACAAACTCTCTCTCGTCTGGGGAAAACCACGACAGCCACCTTTGGGTTTTGAAGAG TGGTCCATGTTTTTGGATTCTGAGGGGCGGGTCACAGATTCAAAAGATTTCAGGAAGAGAATATTCTACGGAGGAGTTGAGCACACATTAAGGAAAGAG GTCTGGGCATTTCTGTTGGGATATTATGCATATGACTCAACGTCTGCAGAAAGGGAATGTCTCCGGTACACTAAAAAGTTGGAATATGAAACCGTGAAGAACCAATGGCAG AGTATCTCTTCTGAACAAGCAAAAAGATTTACAAAGTTTAGGGAAAGGAAAGGCCTTGTAGACAAAGATGTG gtGAGGACTGATCGGTCACATTTATTTTATGATGGGGATGACAATCCAAACGTGAATATCTTACGTGATATTCTGTTGACATACTCCTTTTATAACTTCGATCTTGGTTATTGTCAG GGTATGAGTGATTTGCTATCTCCAATTTTGTTTGTGATGGAAGATGAATCAGAAGCATTTTGGTGTTTTGTGGCATTAATGGAACGTCTTGGACCCAACTTTAATCGTGACCAAAGTGGCATGCACTCCCAACTTTTTGCACTATCCAag CTGGTAGAATTGCTAGACAGTCCCTTGCACAACTATTTTAAGCAGAATGACTGCTTGAATTATTTCTTTTGCTTCCGCTGGATTTTAATACAATTTAAAAG AGAATTCGAATATGAGAAAACGATGAGGATGTGGGAGGTATTATGGACCCATCATTTGTCTGAGCACTTTCACCTGTATGTATGTGTTGCAATTTTGAAGAGGTATCGCAACAAGATAATGGGGGAACTTATGGACTTCGATACACTCTTAAAATTCATCAATGAGCTGAGCGGCCAGATCGATCTTGATGCAGTTGTCAGGGATGCTGAGGCATTGTGCATCTGTGCTGGTGAGAATGGTGATGCTTGTATTCCGCCTGGAACCCCACCGTCATTGCCTCTTGAAAACGATAACGGTTTGTTATATGCTCAACAGGATGAAGTATTGTAA